The Bacillus vallismortis genome window below encodes:
- the fadE gene encoding acyl-CoA dehydrogenase FadE yields the protein MAKKAAEVQKGGGFLIEDISYDQMYTPEDFTDEHKMIAKTTEDYIEQDVLPHIDDIENHQFEHSVRLLKKAGELGLLGADVPEEYGGLGLDKISSALITEKFSRAGSFSLSYGAHVGIGSLPIVFFGSEEQKKTYLPGLASGEKIAAYALTEPGSGSDALGAKTTAVLNEAGTHYVLNGEKQWITNSAFADVFVVYAKVDGEKFSAFIVEKDFPGVSTGPEEKKMGIKGSSTRTLLLDQAEVPKENLLGEIGKGHVIAFNILNIGRYKLAVGSIGASKRVIELSAAYANQRRQFKTPIAGFSLTQEKIATMASRLYAMESSVYRTVGLFEDNMSQFTAEDLKDGRQIAKSIAEYAIECSLNKVFGSETLDYIVDEGVQIHGGYGFMQEYEVERAYRDSRINRIFEGTNEINRLIVPSTFLKKALKGELPLFEKAQTLQEELMMLMPEEPGSGVLEQEKYIVKQAKKIALFAAGLAAQKYGKAIDREQEILVNVADIVNNVYAMESAVLRTEKAIAAQGGEKAAQKVLYTEIFVQEAFNEIEAHAKESLIAMEEGDSLRMMLSALRKLTRVTPKNVIQKKREAAAGVFEAEKYIV from the coding sequence ATGGCAAAAAAAGCGGCTGAAGTACAAAAAGGCGGCGGTTTCTTAATCGAGGATATCTCATACGATCAAATGTATACACCGGAGGATTTCACTGACGAGCATAAAATGATTGCGAAAACAACAGAGGACTACATCGAGCAAGATGTGCTCCCTCATATAGATGACATCGAAAACCATCAATTCGAGCATTCCGTCAGGCTATTAAAGAAAGCGGGCGAACTCGGGCTTCTTGGCGCCGATGTGCCAGAGGAGTACGGAGGGCTCGGTCTTGATAAAATCAGCTCGGCACTCATCACTGAAAAATTTTCGCGTGCGGGAAGCTTTTCGCTTTCTTATGGCGCGCATGTCGGCATTGGATCATTGCCGATCGTCTTTTTCGGGTCAGAAGAACAAAAGAAAACATATTTGCCCGGGCTCGCTTCAGGCGAAAAGATCGCGGCTTATGCACTGACTGAGCCGGGCTCCGGATCTGATGCCCTTGGAGCAAAAACAACAGCCGTGCTGAATGAAGCGGGTACGCATTACGTGTTAAACGGGGAAAAACAGTGGATTACCAACTCTGCCTTTGCTGATGTATTTGTTGTTTACGCTAAGGTGGACGGCGAAAAGTTCTCAGCCTTTATTGTAGAAAAAGATTTCCCGGGTGTATCTACGGGTCCGGAAGAAAAGAAAATGGGGATCAAAGGGTCATCGACAAGAACCCTCCTTTTAGATCAAGCTGAAGTGCCAAAGGAAAACCTGCTTGGCGAAATCGGCAAAGGGCATGTTATCGCCTTTAATATTCTAAATATCGGCCGCTACAAGCTGGCGGTTGGTTCAATCGGCGCATCTAAGCGGGTGATCGAGCTGTCCGCGGCATACGCGAACCAGCGCCGCCAATTTAAAACGCCGATTGCGGGCTTTTCGCTGACACAGGAAAAAATCGCGACAATGGCATCAAGGCTGTACGCGATGGAAAGCTCTGTGTACAGAACCGTCGGGCTGTTTGAAGACAATATGAGCCAGTTTACGGCCGAAGATCTCAAGGACGGCCGCCAAATTGCCAAGTCGATTGCCGAATATGCCATCGAATGCTCTCTTAATAAGGTATTCGGCTCCGAGACGCTTGATTATATCGTTGATGAAGGCGTGCAGATTCATGGAGGCTACGGTTTTATGCAGGAGTACGAAGTGGAAAGAGCCTATAGGGATTCAAGGATCAATCGGATTTTTGAAGGGACAAACGAAATCAACCGGTTAATCGTGCCAAGCACCTTCCTGAAAAAAGCGCTTAAAGGCGAACTGCCTCTATTTGAAAAAGCGCAAACGCTGCAGGAAGAACTCATGATGCTTATGCCTGAAGAGCCTGGCAGCGGCGTTTTAGAGCAGGAGAAATATATTGTCAAACAAGCTAAAAAAATCGCGCTGTTCGCCGCCGGTCTCGCCGCGCAAAAATACGGGAAAGCCATCGATCGCGAACAGGAAATTCTCGTCAACGTCGCGGACATCGTCAACAATGTGTACGCGATGGAGTCAGCCGTGCTGAGAACGGAAAAGGCCATTGCCGCGCAAGGCGGAGAAAAAGCGGCGCAAAAGGTGCTGTATACTGAAATTTTCGTTCAGGAGGCCTTTAACGAAATTGAAGCGCACGCGAAGGAATCCCTCATCGCAATGGAAGAAGGAGATTCACTCCGCATGATGCTTTCCGCTCTGCGCAAGCTGACGCGCGTAACACCTAAAAACGTGATTCAGAAAAAACGCGAAGCGGCAGCGGGCGTTTTTGAGGCTGAAAAATATATTGTCTGA
- a CDS encoding acetyl-CoA C-acetyltransferase, which translates to MKEAVIVSGARTPVGKAKKGSLATVRPDDLGAICVKETLKRAGGYEGNIDDLIIGCATPEAEQGLNMARNIGALAGLPYTVPAVTVNRYCSSGLQTIAYAAEKIMLGAYDTAIAGGAESMSQVPMMGHVTRPNLALAEKAPEYYMSMGHTAEQVAKKYGVSREDQDVFAVRSHQNAAKALAEGKFKDEIVPVEVTVTEVGDNHKPREKQFVFSQDEGVRPKTTTDILSTLRPAFSVDGTVTAGNSSQTSDGAAAVMLMDREKADALGLAPLVKFRSFAVGGVPPEVMGIGPVEAIPRALKLAGLQLQDIGLFELNEAFASQAIQVIRELGIDEEKVNVNGGAIALGHPLGCTGTKLTLSLIHEMKRRNEQFGVVTMCIGGGMGAAGVFELC; encoded by the coding sequence ATGAAAGAGGCAGTCATTGTGTCAGGTGCAAGAACACCGGTTGGGAAAGCAAAGAAAGGATCGTTGGCCACCGTTCGCCCGGATGATTTGGGAGCGATTTGCGTAAAAGAAACACTGAAACGGGCAGGCGGCTACGAAGGCAATATTGACGACTTGATTATCGGCTGTGCGACACCTGAAGCGGAACAGGGGCTTAATATGGCCAGAAATATCGGCGCGCTTGCGGGGCTGCCGTACACGGTCCCGGCGGTCACAGTCAATCGCTACTGCTCTTCAGGCCTTCAGACCATCGCATATGCGGCAGAAAAAATTATGCTCGGTGCCTACGATACAGCGATCGCCGGCGGAGCAGAATCGATGTCGCAGGTACCGATGATGGGGCATGTGACCCGTCCGAACCTCGCATTGGCAGAAAAGGCGCCGGAGTATTACATGAGCATGGGCCACACAGCCGAGCAGGTCGCGAAAAAATACGGCGTTTCCCGCGAGGATCAGGATGTGTTTGCCGTTCGCAGCCACCAGAACGCGGCCAAAGCCCTTGCAGAGGGGAAATTTAAAGATGAGATTGTGCCCGTCGAAGTGACGGTGACAGAAGTCGGAGACAACCATAAGCCGCGGGAAAAACAGTTTGTCTTTTCCCAAGATGAAGGCGTTCGCCCGAAAACGACGACAGACATTTTATCGACATTGCGCCCGGCTTTTTCCGTTGATGGAACGGTTACTGCGGGCAACTCCTCGCAGACGAGTGACGGAGCGGCGGCAGTTATGCTGATGGATCGGGAAAAAGCGGATGCGTTGGGTTTGGCGCCGCTTGTGAAATTCCGTTCCTTTGCAGTAGGCGGCGTGCCTCCGGAAGTGATGGGCATCGGGCCGGTGGAAGCCATTCCGCGTGCTTTAAAGCTAGCCGGGCTTCAACTGCAGGACATCGGCTTGTTTGAACTGAACGAAGCTTTTGCATCACAAGCCATTCAAGTCATCAGAGAACTCGGCATTGACGAAGAAAAAGTGAATGTCAACGGGGGCGCAATCGCGCTTGGACACCCGCTTGGCTGTACGGGAACAAAGCTTACACTCTCACTGATTCATGAAATGAAACGGAGAAACGAGCAATTTGGAGTCGTCACAATGTGTATCGGCGGCGGGATGGGAGCGGCCGGTGTATTTGAATTATGCTAA
- a CDS encoding 3-hydroxyacyl-CoA dehydrogenase/enoyl-CoA hydratase family protein, with protein sequence MHKHIRKAAVLGSGVMGSGIAAHLANIGIPVLLLDIVPNDLTKEEEKKGLTKDSSEVRSRLSRQAMKKLLKQKPAPLTSAENTSYITPGNLEDDAAKLKEADWIIEVVVENLEVKKQIFALVDEHRKPGSIVSSNTSGISVQEMAEGRSDDFKAHFLGTHFFNPARYLKLLEVIPIKETNPDILKFMTAFGENVLGKGVVTAKDTPNFIANRIGTYGLLVTVQEMLKGGYQVGEVDSVTGPLIGRPKSATFRTLDVVGLDTFAHVARNVYDKADGDEKEVFRLPGFMNDMLQQGWIGSKAGQGFYKKEGKTIYELDPVTLTYGERTKMKTASLEAAKQAKGTKAKMKALIYSDDRAGRLLWKITSQTLLYSAELLGEIADDIHAIDQAMKWGFGWELGPFEMWDAIGLRQSAEKLEQLGAKMPDWIKDMLDKGNETFYIRENGTVFYYDRGEYRAVKENKKRIHLQTLKETNGVIAKNSGASLIDLGDDVALLEFHSKSNAIGLDIIQMINKALEETERNYKGLVIGNQGKNFCVGANLGMILMEVQDDNFLEVDFVIRRFQETMMKIKYSAKPVVAAPFGMTLGGGTEVCLPAARIQAASETYMGLVESGVGLIPGGGGNKELYINHLRRAPDPMNAAMKTFETIAMAKVSASAQEAREMTILKEADPISVNQDHLLYDAKQLAASLYDTGWRPPVKEKVKVAGETGYAALLLGAEQMKLSGYISEHDFKIAKKLAYVIAGGHVPFGTEVDEEYLLEIEREAFLSLAGEAKSQARMQHMLVKGKPLRN encoded by the coding sequence ATGCACAAACACATTCGGAAGGCAGCCGTTTTAGGATCGGGGGTAATGGGTTCCGGGATTGCTGCGCATTTGGCTAATATCGGCATTCCTGTCCTGCTGCTTGATATTGTGCCGAACGATTTGACAAAGGAAGAGGAAAAAAAGGGGCTGACGAAGGACAGTTCGGAGGTGCGCAGCAGGCTGAGCCGGCAGGCGATGAAAAAACTGCTGAAACAAAAGCCCGCTCCTCTCACATCAGCGGAAAATACCTCCTATATCACACCTGGCAATCTGGAGGATGATGCAGCAAAGCTGAAAGAAGCAGATTGGATTATTGAGGTCGTTGTCGAAAACCTTGAAGTCAAAAAGCAAATATTCGCTCTTGTAGATGAACATCGAAAGCCTGGCAGCATCGTCTCAAGCAACACCTCCGGCATATCAGTACAGGAGATGGCTGAAGGACGGTCGGATGATTTTAAAGCCCATTTTCTCGGAACACACTTTTTTAATCCCGCTCGCTATTTAAAGCTGCTAGAGGTCATTCCGATTAAGGAAACGAACCCTGATATTTTAAAGTTTATGACAGCCTTCGGTGAAAATGTCCTTGGTAAAGGCGTCGTCACAGCAAAAGACACACCGAACTTTATCGCAAACCGCATTGGAACGTACGGGCTTCTCGTCACAGTCCAAGAAATGCTGAAAGGCGGCTATCAGGTAGGGGAAGTCGATTCGGTCACAGGTCCGCTGATCGGCAGACCGAAAAGCGCAACCTTCAGAACGCTTGATGTTGTCGGACTCGATACATTCGCCCACGTCGCCCGAAATGTGTACGACAAAGCGGACGGAGACGAGAAAGAAGTATTCCGCCTGCCGGGTTTCATGAACGATATGCTGCAACAAGGGTGGATCGGAAGCAAGGCCGGCCAAGGCTTTTATAAAAAAGAAGGAAAAACGATTTATGAGCTTGACCCAGTGACGCTTACTTATGGCGAACGGACAAAAATGAAAACAGCGTCACTAGAAGCGGCAAAACAGGCAAAAGGAACAAAAGCCAAAATGAAAGCGCTTATTTACTCGGATGACAGAGCTGGCAGACTGCTGTGGAAAATCACATCTCAAACGCTGCTTTACTCAGCCGAACTGCTTGGGGAGATTGCCGATGATATTCATGCGATTGACCAAGCCATGAAGTGGGGATTCGGCTGGGAGCTGGGCCCGTTCGAGATGTGGGACGCCATCGGCCTCAGGCAGTCGGCGGAAAAGCTTGAACAGCTTGGAGCGAAAATGCCTGACTGGATCAAAGACATGCTGGACAAAGGAAATGAAACCTTCTACATCAGAGAAAATGGAACGGTATTTTATTATGACCGCGGCGAATATAGAGCTGTGAAAGAAAACAAAAAACGAATTCATTTACAAACGCTCAAGGAAACAAACGGCGTGATTGCGAAAAACAGCGGAGCAAGCCTGATCGACCTTGGAGATGATGTGGCCCTCCTTGAGTTTCATTCAAAAAGCAATGCGATCGGCCTCGATATCATTCAAATGATCAACAAAGCATTAGAGGAAACAGAGCGGAACTACAAAGGCCTTGTCATCGGCAACCAAGGGAAAAATTTCTGCGTTGGCGCCAATCTTGGCATGATCTTAATGGAAGTTCAAGATGACAATTTTCTGGAAGTCGATTTCGTGATACGCCGTTTCCAGGAGACGATGATGAAGATCAAATACAGTGCGAAACCGGTTGTCGCCGCTCCATTTGGCATGACGCTCGGCGGAGGAACCGAAGTATGCCTGCCGGCGGCGCGCATTCAAGCAGCAAGCGAAACCTATATGGGGCTTGTGGAATCCGGCGTCGGACTCATCCCGGGCGGAGGAGGAAACAAAGAGCTGTACATCAACCATCTCCGCCGCGCACCTGATCCGATGAATGCGGCAATGAAAACATTTGAAACGATTGCGATGGCGAAAGTGTCCGCTTCCGCCCAAGAGGCTCGTGAGATGACCATCTTAAAAGAAGCGGATCCCATCAGCGTGAATCAGGACCACCTGCTGTACGATGCGAAGCAGCTTGCCGCATCTTTATACGATACAGGCTGGCGGCCGCCTGTAAAAGAAAAGGTCAAGGTGGCGGGAGAAACCGGTTATGCGGCACTCTTGCTTGGCGCGGAGCAAATGAAGCTGTCCGGTTATATATCAGAGCATGATTTCAAGATCGCGAAAAAACTTGCTTATGTCATTGCCGGCGGCCATGTGCCGTTCGGTACAGAGGTTGATGAAGAATATTTATTGGAGATCGAGAGAGAAGCGTTTTTGAGTTTGGCAGGAGAGGCGAAATCTCAAGCGAGAATGCAGCATATGCTTGTGAAAGGTAAACCTTTACGGAATTAG
- a CDS encoding YuzL family protein — protein sequence MVREKKDPSSAAVSAASVKGDAGPTQHYGGGKRTSQNQQYKKHNMEQS from the coding sequence ATGGTGCGAGAGAAAAAAGATCCGTCTTCAGCGGCAGTCAGCGCGGCGAGCGTGAAAGGTGATGCCGGTCCGACTCAGCATTACGGCGGCGGAAAACGGACAAGTCAAAATCAGCAATATAAAAAACATAACATGGAACAATCATGA
- a CDS encoding proline dehydrogenase family protein → MLRHIFLFLSQNKALTKFAKAYGPRLGARRFVAGDTIESAVKAVKRLNRSGLCATIDYLGEYAASEKEAKQVAEECKKAIQAIAQHQLDSELSLKLTSIGLDLSEELALSHLRAILSAARQYGVAVTIDMEDYSHYEQTLAIYRQCKQEFEMLGTVIQAYLYRAAEDIRNMHDLKPNLRLVKGAYKESAAVAFPDKKGTDLHFQSLIKLQLLSGNYTAVATHDDDIIAFTKQFVGEHQIPASQFEFQMLYGIRLERQKELAKEGYRMRVYVPYGTDWFSYFMRRIGERPANAVFVLKGILKK, encoded by the coding sequence ATGTTGAGACATATATTTTTATTCTTATCTCAAAATAAAGCACTTACCAAGTTCGCAAAAGCATACGGGCCGCGGCTTGGAGCACGAAGGTTTGTCGCGGGGGATACAATTGAATCGGCGGTTAAGGCTGTCAAAAGGCTAAATAGATCCGGTTTGTGCGCAACAATTGATTATTTAGGCGAGTATGCAGCGTCAGAAAAAGAAGCGAAGCAAGTCGCAGAGGAATGCAAGAAAGCCATTCAAGCCATTGCCCAGCATCAATTGGACTCAGAGCTTTCACTCAAGCTGACTTCAATCGGGCTTGATCTTTCAGAAGAACTTGCCCTTTCTCATTTGCGTGCCATTCTATCCGCTGCGAGGCAATATGGTGTTGCTGTGACGATTGATATGGAAGACTATTCTCATTATGAACAGACACTCGCTATCTACAGGCAATGCAAACAGGAATTTGAAATGCTCGGCACGGTGATTCAGGCCTATTTGTACCGGGCGGCAGAAGATATCAGAAATATGCATGACTTAAAGCCGAATCTCAGACTTGTGAAAGGCGCTTATAAAGAATCTGCGGCTGTGGCATTCCCTGACAAAAAAGGAACAGACCTTCATTTTCAGAGTTTAATAAAACTGCAGCTGTTAAGCGGGAACTACACGGCTGTCGCCACACATGATGATGACATCATTGCGTTTACAAAACAGTTCGTGGGTGAACATCAGATCCCAGCGTCACAATTTGAGTTTCAAATGCTATATGGCATCAGGCTGGAGCGGCAGAAGGAACTGGCTAAGGAAGGGTACAGAATGCGAGTGTATGTCCCATATGGAACGGACTGGTTCAGCTACTTTATGAGAAGAATTGGCGAACGGCCTGCCAATGCAGTGTTTGTGCTGAAAGGAATTTTGAAAAAATGA
- a CDS encoding spore coat protein: MNQQNQKISNPETPVPTTSEMNDRDFVNELLTTEKYMTTAYCTALNEFSHESLYQDIQTIFDESQKTQRKLYDLMFQYGWYSVEAEDAQKLQQSYQKFQQTIQQQSPYQQ, encoded by the coding sequence ATGAATCAGCAAAATCAGAAAATCAGCAACCCGGAGACACCTGTACCGACAACTTCGGAGATGAATGACAGAGATTTCGTCAACGAACTGCTGACAACAGAAAAATATATGACAACTGCGTATTGTACAGCCTTGAACGAATTCAGCCATGAGTCTCTCTATCAGGATATTCAAACCATTTTTGATGAGTCACAAAAAACGCAAAGAAAACTGTATGACCTCATGTTCCAATATGGATGGTATTCTGTCGAAGCGGAGGATGCCCAAAAGCTGCAGCAGTCCTACCAAAAATTCCAGCAGACCATTCAGCAGCAATCTCCTTATCAGCAATAA